A stretch of Zymoseptoria tritici IPO323 chromosome 1, whole genome shotgun sequence DNA encodes these proteins:
- a CDS encoding SWI/SNF complex protein (Chromatin remodeling complex subunit C; probable ortholog of SWP73 & RSC6, components of the SWI/SNF and RSC chromatin remodeling complexes) — MQTYRNYQANQHATSARRGPGPMVAPPQAHAGQPALTPAQIQAQHLEALRRHDLARRQAKKPTDRDIPDEISEAVVGDGVERYRKLREVERKLDAAMMRKRLDISDNLQRRYTRKEGILRVWISNTVEGQPWQALEDGIGNDDGMFELGENQATYRVKIEGRLLDDSEEEEDDKPATAHRPRLSSFFKAITIDFDRNPNLQPDGTSQIEWRKPQPGPQNPNYDANSAEAAFDTLEFTRKSDEPINVTINLVRDEKSERFRLSPELAEILDTEEEDRAGAVQGVWEYCRAMGLQEDDDKRKIICDEPLKRLFKADQVYFPYVPDHLQHHLHPLPPIQLQYTIRVDKPYITGTPNPELDAEDEDSTEMKPCRPTVYDIRVPLPNPLHHQLTRFHTSKAHIGDLQTIVNTDDDLALLVQKIHQTNAKRKFYDNLAKDPTSFIKRWVSSQQRDLEVILAEATRGGGEDANGEEFRRGGKEGVWGTDLAKESVGLWLARNTKAH; from the exons ATGCAAACTTACCGAAACTATCAAGCGAACCAGCATGCGACGTCGGCGAGACGAGGTCCTG GACCAATGGTCGCACCACCTCAGGCACACGCCGGCCAACCGGCTTTGACTCCTGCGCAAATTCAGGCGCAACACTTGGAGGCCCTCCGTAGACACGATCTGGCGCGCAGACAAGCCAAGAAGCCGACCGACCGCGATATCCCGGACGAGATTAGCGAGGCTGTGGTGGGAGATGGAGTCGAGCGATACAGGAAGCTACGCGAGGTGGAGCGCAAACTTGACGCAGCCATGATGCGCAAGAGATTGGACATCAGCGACAACCTTCAGCGACGGTACACAAGAAAAGAGGGAATTCTGCGGGTATGGATATCCAACACAGTAGAGGGACAGCCATGGCAAGCATTGGAAGACGGGATCGGCAATGACGATGGCATGTTTGAGTTGGGCGAGAACCAGGCGACGTATCGGGTGAAGATTGAGGGACGTTTACTGGACGACtctgaggaggaagaggacgacaaGCCAGCCACCGCACACCGACCACGCCTCAGCTCGTTCTTCAAAGCCATCACAATCGACTTTGACCGCAACCCGAACCTTCAGCCAGACGGTACCAGTCAGATCGAATGGAGGAAACCTCAACCCGGACCGCAGAACCCGAACTACGATGCCAATAGTGCAGAGGCAGCCTTCGACACTCTGGAGTTTACGCGGAAATCTGACGAGCCGATCAATGTGACGATCAACCTCGTTCGAGACGAGAAGAGTGAGCGCTTTAGGTTGAGTCCAGAACTGGCTGAAATTCTGGAcacagaggaggaagaccgCGCTGGCGCTGTGCAGGGCGTATGGGAGTATTGTCGAGCAATGGGGCTTCAAGAGGATGACGATAAGAGGAAGATCATTTGCGACGAACCGTTAAAGAGG CTCTTCAAGGCGGACCAAGTATATTTCCCATACGTTCCAGATCATCTACAACATCACCTGCACCCGCTCCCGCCAATTCAACTTCAATACACTATCCGTGTCGACAAGCCATACATCACGGGCACACCGAATCCCGAACTGGAtgcagaagatgaagattCGACAGAGATGAAACCATGTCGACCGACCGTCTACGACATTCGAGTACCACTCCCCaaccctctccaccaccaactCACCCGCTTCCACACCTCGAAAGCACACATCGGTGATCTTCAAACCATCGTCAAcaccgacgacgacctcgccTTGCTGGTCCAGAAGATTCACCAAACGAATGCCAAGCGCAAGTTCTACGACAATCTGGCCAAGGACCCGACGTCCTTTATCAAGCGCTGGGTCAGCAGTCAGCAGAGAGATCTGGAGGTCATCCTTGCGGAAGCGACgcgtggaggaggcgaggacGCCAACGGCGAGGAGTTCCGTCGCGGTGGAAAGGAGGGCGTGTGGGGAACTGATCTTGCAAAGGAGAGTGTTGGCTTGTGGTTGGCTAGGAACACCAAGGCGCATTGA
- a CDS encoding histidine kinase, which yields MRIPIRVQLGSIILLASLVGLAVISIATWIFTHNFVLQLRVSRLEFTASLKAAQLSSNLDLYGTSATTISTRVTIQNAFQRYYATGNNSIENWLNPLRDIQAAISSDASLGQSLFAIPFGANDTDVRSRQQAYNVHLKLTSLQAGPYGYPPPLYPNLTYFTEAHNSTYDVNKASYGGRALEPGAPLLLGPWSINSSFSLMSLTVPVTNNTNKVEILGYLTVVLDARLIYQVTNSLQGLGKTGETLLLGPAARNNHFNETIMTSVGDKTRMDFDVQYIVPVNATRSSTKQSPARSIATPAFNASQFPVIYDALALTLQSNSMADVSGGDVRAKNEAGEKVSVGYALLDSNMVDWIVVVSMSRKEVWQPINTLRNVIITCLFATAALMAVFSFGLGHFASLPIIRLKQATLRSMDPPSASRSSFDSFASGRADGETANLNDGTDETLARKEGLVAFSNPVTKWRQKRSEASQARRDERQKRVFRIPGKVKERKHWAKDELSELTEVFNSMSDELMMQYTKLEERVQQRTAELELSKKAAEAANESKTLFIANLSHELKTPLNGILGLSAVCMQEDDPLRLKRSLGIIYKSGDLLLNLLTDLLTFSKNQVGQHITLDEKEFRLRDISSQILAIFEKQAREGQIDLRVEFEGAQNATLDDEFSERNSTTGPSGIGRLRDLILWGDIHRLLQVVINLISNALKFSHQGGSVVLTVRCLPEIPDLGSRTASINSRPSRHNSSRQRASASTARLSTANAINAKDKPHAMSHVTERAQSPPSGRYVYFEFSVADTGPGIPESMQDKIFEPFVQGDLGLSKKYGGTGLGLSICSQLASLMRGTIRVQSTIDVGSTFTMKVPLRLIQSRRESSATSLADGIPGSSRSASFDEDRPITHGPVDYSESPTAEIPPAPKVPTTGGVPTGGVSNDSQPRLVGLSQPFFASSQPMESPGSQPGAIKHVTGQASRSDRIRVLVAEDNKVNQEVVLRMLKLEDIYDVTVAKDGQEALDLVKESMCGDERKAFNLIFMDVQMPNVDGLQSTRLIREIGYQAPIVALTAFAEESNIQDCLDSGMNYFLSKPIRRPQLKKVLREYCAPIPEENEEATTPVDERRGSTTIVMVNGPSANGSSNGHPPGEDLSKNHQQDRNGKQMATTTDDDI from the exons ATGCGCATACCCATCCGAGTCCAACTAGGGAGCATTATCCTCCTGGCATCACTCGTCGGCCTCGCTGTCATTTCAATCGCAACATGGATCTTCACGCACAACTtcgtcctccagctccgGGTTTCCAGACTCGAGTTCACGGCTTCGCTGAAAGCAGCCCAACTCTCGTCGAACCTTGACTTGTATGGCACGTCCGCAACGACTATAAGCACGCGAGTCACGATTCAAAATGCTTTTCAGCGATACTACGCTACTGGAAACAACTCAATTGAGAACTGGTTAAATCCGTTAAGAGACATTCAAGCCGCTATTAGTTCCGACGCTTCGCTGGGGCAGTCTTTGTT CGCGATACCATTCGGTGCTAACGATACCGATGTGAGATCGAGACAGCAGGCGTACAATGTGCACTTGAAGCTAACATCACTTCAGGCCGGTCCCTACGGTTACCCTCCTCCGCTTTACCCTAACCTCACCTATTTCACTGAGGCTCACAACTCTACCTACGATGTGAACAAAGCATCGTATGGAGGTCGAGCACTCGAGCCAGGCGCACCGTTACTTCTTGGGCCGTGGAGCATCAACTCATCATTCTCCTTGATGTCTCTGACGGTGCCTGTCACGAATAACACCAACAAGGTTGAGATTCTCGGATACCTCACAGTCGTTCTCGACGCTCGCTTGATATATCAAGTCACAAATTCTCTCCAAGGCCTGGGAAAGACCGGCGAGACTTTACTTCTGGGTCCGGCTGCTCGCAACAACCACTTCAATGAAACAATCATGACCAGCGTGGGCGACAAAACGAGGATGGACTTTGACGTCCAATACATCGTTCCCGTCAATGCTACCCGCTCCAGTACCAAGCAAAGCCCGGCGAGAAGTATAGCTACACCCGCCTTCAACGCTAGTCAATTCCCAGTCATATACGATGCGCTAGCGCTCACGCTCCAAAGCAACAGCATGGCGGACGTGTCTGGCGGCGACGTCCGCGCCAAGAATGAAGCCGGCGAGAAAGTCAGCGTAGGCTATGCTCTCCTGGACAGTAACATGGTGGATTGGATTGTGGTCGTGTCCATGAGTCGAAAGGAGGTGTGGCAACCCATCAACACATTGCGGAACGTCATCATAACGTGTCTCTTCGCAACAGCGGCGTTGATGGCCGTGTTTTCGTTCGGCCTTGGGCACTTCGCTTCGTTGCCTATCATCCGCCTGAAGCAGGCTACCCTACGATCGATGGACCCTCCAAGTGCAAGTCGGTCGAGTTTCGATTCATTTGCAAGCGGACGGGCCGATGGCGAGACCGCGAATTTGAACGACGGCACTGACGAAACTCTCGCACGCAAAGAAGGACTCGTGGCCTTCTCCAATCCAGTCACGAAATGGCGGCAAAAACGAAGTGAAGCCTCACAGGCCCGCCGCGATGAGCGGcaaaagcgcgtcttccgGATTCCAGGAAAGGTCAAGGAGCGCAAACACTGGGCGAAGGATGAATTGTCGGAGCTCACAGAGGTTTTCAATTCTATGTCAGACGAGTTGATGATGCAGTACACCAAATTAGAG GAGAGAGTGCAGCAGAGAACAGCAGAGCTGGAACTCAGTAAGAAAGCTGCAGAGGCTGCGAATGAG TCGAAAACGTTGTTCATAGCGAATCTGAGTCACGAGCTCAAGACG CCCTTGAATGGCATCCTCGGCTTATCTGCCGTCTGTATGCAGGAGGACGATCCTTTACGACTCAAGCGTTCATTGGGAATAATCTACAAGAGCGGCGACCTGCTTCTCAACTTACTCACAGACCTCCTTACCTTCAGCAAAAACCAAGTCGGCCAGCACATCACTCTGGACGAGAAGGAGTTCCGCTTGCGAGACATCAGCTCACAAATCCTTGCGATCTTCGAAAAGCAAGCGAGGGAAGGTCAAATCGATCTGCGAGTGGAATTCGAAGGCGCGCAGAACGCGACCCTAGATGATGAATTCTCTGAGCGAAATTCAACGACTGGTCCGAGTGGGATAGGACGCCTGCGTGACTTAATTCTCTGGGGTGATATCCACCGTCTGCTCCAGGTCGTCATCAATCTGATCTCGAATGCTCTCAAATTTAGCCATCAAGGAGGCTCCGTGGTCCTGACAGTGCGCTGCCTGCCCGAAATACCGGATCTCGGAAGTCGTACGGCCTCGATAAATTCTCGTCCTTCACGGCACAACTCGTCACGTCAAAGGGCTTCAGCGTCGACCGCTCGTCTTAGTACTGCGAACGCTATCAATGCGAAGGATAAGCCGCACGCCATGTCGCATGTGACTGAGCGAGCGCAGTCTCCGCCATCTGGCAGATACGTTTATTTCGAATTCTCGGTGGCGGACACTGGCCCTGGCATTCCGGAGTCGATGCAGGACAAGATCTTTGAACCTTTTGTTCAAGGAGATCTGGGCCTGAG CAAGAAGTATGGCGGTACCGGGCTCGGTCTTTCAATCTGTTCTCAGCTTGCTAGCCTCATGCGCGGAACCATCCGAGTGCAAAGCACGATTGACGTTGGCAGTACCTTCACAATGAAGGTGCCGTTACGACTCATCCAATCGCGGCGAGAAAGCTCCGCTACTTCGCTCGCGGACGGCATACCAGGTTCTAGCAGAAGCGCCTCCTTTGACGAAGATCGCCCTATCACGCACGGACCTGTGGACTACAGCGAGAGTCCCACCGCCGAGATCCCTCCAGCACCAAAGGTTCCGACAACAGGCGGCGTCCCCACAGGCGGCGTGAGCAACGATTCTCAACCTCGCCTCGTCGGTCTCAGCCAGCCTTTCTTCGCGTCCAGCCAACCCATGGAATCACCAGGCTCTCAGCCCGGCGCCATCAAGCATGTCACGGGCCAAGCTTCTAGGAGCGATCGCATCCGAGTGCTTGTCGCTGAGGACAACAAAGTCAATCAAGAAGTTGTCCTGCGCATGCTCAAGCTCGAAGACATTTACGATGTGACGGTGGCCAAAGATGGCCAGGAAGCTCTCGACTTGGTTAAAGAGTCTATGTGCGGCGATGAGCGCAAAGCGTTCAACTTGATCTTCATGGATGTGCAGATGCCAAATGTTGACGGCCTACAAAGCACGAGGCTGATTCGGGAGATCGGCTACCAGGCGCCGATCGTGGCGTTGACGGCGTTTGCTGAGGAGAGCAATATACAGGACTGTCTGGACTCAGGCATGAACTACTTCCTCTCGAAGCCCATCCGGCGACCACAGTTGAAGAAGGTATTGAGGGAGTACTGCGCGCCGATACCAGAGGAGAACGAAGAAGCCACCACGCCGGTGGACGAGCGGAGGGGCAGCACGACCATTGTGATGGTCAATGGACCATCCGCAAACGGCAGCTCGAATGGTCACCCACCGGGGGAGGATTTATCGAAGAATCACCAACAGGACCGGAACGGAAAACagatggcgacgacgacagatGACGATATATGA